In one Nicotiana sylvestris chromosome 8, ASM39365v2, whole genome shotgun sequence genomic region, the following are encoded:
- the LOC138875398 gene encoding uncharacterized protein: MTNPQDNPGTPPPVSPSNTSSSTPPSETPKPRFRRQNMLARKTVASGALRKVLNEKLKASQRKENPTQEFDSSSESEAFISANEGEEHGSSNTDKIQETSGEVSSCVVFSIVVQNVENRFVLVGLVKDVKGAESSRSGGKKKEKEREGASGDERGNGKENFLAICGGIEESDYKSGGSGSGEATEGLVHLSKQQDKPGSSAEETLADLLKRVGASYDPKKRKASTQKAPTASKPTKKSKMASPKPTVPSVSKGRATRSRVKQSEAELQKALEESKKKKKEKGKAKVVESSEVAEEEEEEMKLVHQERGTDVEVPTPKPKRAKASSKKSSSEPVSAEPSLAKRTRSTMKGKQVKITEEEEEWSREEEEEESEKEQDRFTIFGRR, from the coding sequence ATGACTAACCCCCAAGACAATCCTGGCACTCCCCCACCAGTATCCCCTTCTAATACATCCTCATCTACACCCCCTAGTGAAACCCCAAAACCTAGGTTTCGTAGGCAGAATATGTTGGCCAGAAAAACTGTAGCTTCTGGAGCTCTAAGAAAAGTTCTAAATGAGAAATTGAAGGCTAGCCAGAGGAAGGAAAATCCTACTCAAGAATTTGACTCAAGCTCTGAGTCTGAAGCTTTTATTTCTGCCAATGAAGGTGAAGAACATGGGTCTTCTAACACTGACAAAATTCAAGAAACCTCTGGTGAGGTAAGTTCTTGTGTGGTATTCTCTATTGTggttcaaaatgtagaaaataggTTTGTCTTGGTTGGTCTTGTCAAAGATGTAAAGGGGGCTGAATCTAGTagaagtggaggtaaaaagaaagaaaaagagagagagggagcAAGTGGTGATGAGAGGGGAAATGGGAAAGAAAATTTTTTGGCTATCTGTGGAGGTATTGAAGAAAGTGACTACAAGTcggggggaagtggttctggggagGCGACTGAAGGGCTTGTGCATCTAAGCAAGCAACAAGATAAACCTGGTTCATCTGCTGAGGAAACACTAGCTGATCTTCTGAAGAGGGTTGGGGccagttatgatccaaagaagcGTAAAGCTTCCACACAAAAAGCTCCAACTGCTTCCAAGCcaacaaagaaaagcaaaatggCATCCCCAAAACCTACTGTACCGTCAGTATCTAAGGGAAGAGCCACTAGAAGCAGGGTCAAACAAAGTGAAGCTGAGTTACAGAAAGCTCTGGAAGAaagcaagaagaaaaagaaggagaagGGAAAAGCAAAGGTTGTGGAGAGTTctgaggttgcagaagaagaagaagaagagatgaaactggtccatcaagaaagAGGAACAGATGTGGAAGTTCCTACACCCAAACCAAAAAGGGCCAaggcttcttccaagaagtcttcctctgaaCCTGTATCTGCTGAACCTTCTTTAGCCAAAAGAACCAGATCTACAATGAAAGGTAAGCAGGTAAAAATtactgaggaagaagaagaatggagtagagaagaagaagaagaggaatctgAAAAGGAACAAGATAGGTTTACCATCTTTGGCAGAAGATAA